GCGAACCCGATATCGCAGCTCGCATTTACACTGTCGAACGGTTTCACTTTCGTCGAGACCTGGCTCGCGCGCGGCATGCATATCGACGATTTCGCGCCCAACCTGTCATTCTTTTTTTCCTACGGAATGGATCCCGAATACGCTGTGCTCGGACGCGTCGCGCGCCGCATCTGGGCGGTCGCGATGCGCGACCGTTACGGCGCCAACGAGCGCTCGCAGAAGCTCAAGTTTCATTCGCAGACCAGCGGGCGCAGCTTGCACGCGCAGGAGATCGCGTTCAACGACATCCGCACAACCTTGCAGGCATTGATATCGACTTATGACAATACCAATTCGCTGCATACGAATGCGTATGACGAAGCCATTACGACGCCGACCGGGGAAAGCGTGCGCCGCGCGATGGCTATCCAGCTCATCATCAATCGCGAGTGGGGTCTCGGCAAGAACGAGAATCCGAATCAGGGCAGTTTCATCATCGATGAACTGACCGATCTCGTCGAAGAAGCCGTGCTCAAGGAATTCGACGCGATTTCGGAGCGCGGCGGCGTGCTGGGCGCGATGGAAACAGGCTACCAGCGCGGCAAGATTCAGGAGGAGTCGCTGTACTACGAGCATAAAAAACACGATGGCTCGTATCCGATTGTCGGCGTCAACACCTTCCGCAATCCGCACGAAGATGCAACGCCGCGGCAGATCGAGCTGATTCGGTCGACCGAAGACGAGAAAGAGAGCCAGTTGGCGCGCCTCGCCGATTTTCATCAGCGCCACCATGGCAAAGCCGCCGTGATTCTGCGCCGCTTGCAGCAAGCTGTTATCGCCGACGAAAACGTTTTCGCGGTGCTGATGGACGCGGTGCGCGTTTGCTCTCTCGGGCAAATCACGCACGCGCTCTTCGAAGTGGGCGGCCAGTACCGCCGATCGATGTGAGCGGCGGGGCGGCCGCCCATCCCGGCGAAAGCCGGGATCTGTCAAAAGAATCGCCGTGCATCGACATCTGCAAGCTCGATCCGCTGACCCAACTGTGCATCGGCTGCTATCGGACCATCGAAGAAATCACGGCATGGGCGTCCTACTCGGATCGCGAGAGATTGGAAGTCTGGAACGCGCTAGCGGGCCGTCGAGCCCAATTCAATTTCGACCACAAGTTTGACAAACCCGAGCCGAACCCGGACTGCGGCGCACCAGCGAAAACGAAATGCTGCGGACGATGCGGCGCGGACTTCGTTTGTGAGGAGCAAGTGCCAGGAGCCCAGTGCTGGTGCGCAAGCTTGCCTCACATCGCTCCGCCGATGAGATCGAGCAATGCCTGCCTGTGTCCGAATTGTTTGACCGAGGCGATCGAAAAAACACTACAACACGCAAATCTATTGGAAGAGCAAACAGGAGTCCCTGGCGATGACTAAACAAAAATATGTCTACTGGACGAACGACGAAGCCTGGCTGGGCTATCTCGAGGAATTCCAGATTATTGGACGCAAGGAGAAAGCGAGGACGACCTCAAACAACATCTTATCGATCTTTACAAAGAACTCACCAGCGGTGCCATCCCGAACATTCGCAGGGTGTCAGAGCTTGACGTCGCGTGAAGGGGGTAGACCTCGTAAAAAGCTCGAAGGCTTGGGCTGTGTGTTCATTCGCCATGGCGGGAAGCATGACTGGTACCAGAACCTGAGACTAAAGTTTCTCAACCCGTGCCGCGGCATCGCGAGATCAAAGAGCCGCTTGCAAAGCATATTATCAAGATGCTCGGCGATCGTGATGCCTGACGTTTCGCGGCACTCGACTCCGTGAAACCGTGCTCAGCACGCGCGTTGGGGACGCGCGGCGCGGTT
The DNA window shown above is from Burkholderiales bacterium and carries:
- a CDS encoding methylmalonyl-CoA mutase, yielding KVALPKYEDHGELLSWLMLENLPGAFPFTAGVFAFKRENEDPTRMFAGEGDAFRTNKRFHLLSEHAPAKRLSTAFDSVTLYGFDPDRRPDIYGKVGNSGVSIATLDDMKVLYSGFDLCDPATSVSMTINGPAPTILAMFFNTAIDQQIDKFKSDNGRVPTDDEIGKIRDWTLSTVRGTVQADILKEDQGQNTCIFSTEFSLKVMGDIQGFFVHHNVRNFYSVSISGYHIAEAGANPISQLAFTLSNGFTFVETWLARGMHIDDFAPNLSFFFSYGMDPEYAVLGRVARRIWAVAMRDRYGANERSQKLKFHSQTSGRSLHAQEIAFNDIRTTLQALISTYDNTNSLHTNAYDEAITTPTGESVRRAMAIQLIINREWGLGKNENPNQGSFIIDELTDLVEEAVLKEFDAISERGGVLGAMETGYQRGKIQEESLYYEHKKHDGSYPIVGVNTFRNPHEDATPRQIELIRSTEDEKESQLARLADFHQRHHGKAAVILRRLQQAVIADENVFAVLMDAVRVCSLGQITHALFEVGGQYRRSM
- a CDS encoding cysteine-rich CWC family protein, whose product is MSKESPCIDICKLDPLTQLCIGCYRTIEEITAWASYSDRERLEVWNALAGRRAQFNFDHKFDKPEPNPDCGAPAKTKCCGRCGADFVCEEQVPGAQCWCASLPHIAPPMRSSNACLCPNCLTEAIEKTLQHANLLEEQTGVPGDD